The genomic segment GATCCCATCCGGTTTGAAAAGGATCTTCGCGTGACGATTCAGGCGCTGGGCTGGCGCAGCGGCGGCCGCTATCTGCCGTTGCAGGACGATATCGCCTCCACTGCCTTCTGGTATCAGACCGAACCGCACGCAGCGTTTCCCAAATTGCCGGACAAGGACTATTTGGAAGTGCGCTGAGGATCAGCAGATCAGGATAAGCGCGGCGCCGGAATGCCCAATTTCTTCATCTTGCGATACAGGTTGGCGCGGTCAATGTTCATGGCGTCCGCCGCTACGTTCTCGGCCGTAATCAGGCGCGCCTCGGTGAACAACGCCAGCCTTTCGACGATGCTGCGCAATGGTCGAATGTTGCCCGGCCATCCTGTTCCATCAGCAGCTGCAGCGCGGCTGAGGAGAATCCCTCGATATACCGGCTGTACTGCTCGCAGAACTGCTGAAGAAAATGGCGCGCCGGTACGGCTCCTCTCATGACCGTGTTGCCGCACAGACCGGAAACCACTCCGTTCTCCGTAATAAGCTCCCCTTTTCAAATCTTTACCTGTCTTTGGCGTTGGTTCCTCTTTGCTGTTTGGTGGCCGAGTTCACCTCGCCGCCTTCCGCACACCTGGGCTGGTTCGGCTGTGAAGGGCTTTGCCTTTTGCAAAGGCGCAAATGGGGATGTCTATCCATTTGAAGAACAGCGCCTGGCTTTTAATTTGATGAACCGTTATGTCTGTGACCGGTCCAGCCGCGGCAACGCAGCGCTAAAAGGCCGCGGCGGCCTAACCGCCTTGCATGAGTGTCCGGGATTGCGATGGAAGGGCGGGCTGCATCGCCGGTTAGAGTATGTCAGACAAAATCTCGACCGGCGTGCACGATGATTTGGAAACAAAATAAAAAGATTCAACAGGGGAAGAAGCCGGATGAGACGCGGTCCGGCTGTGGGGAGATGGTGGCATTATGCGTCTCAGCATGCAAATCGGATTTTACCTGCTCTCGGCGAGTTCTCTCGTCATCCCCCAGCCATCACAGGCCGTAGGCGCTGGCAACGCCGCCTGCCGGGATCTACCTGCTATCATGGCCACACCCGTTCGCCGATGCCGGTCTTGGATTGGATAAAAGCCTCGCCGCCCAGGCTCACCGCACCATCTCGCCGTCCGCCGCCGGCGCCTGCACCGGTTCTTTTTCAAACAGGATATATCCCAGCAGCAGGAACATGCCGATGGTCACGGCGATGTCGGCGACGTTGAACACTGGCCAGCGATCCAGTTCATACCCCGGGAATTTGACGAACAACACGTTAAAAGCGGGAATATGGATGTCGAAGAATTCGAAATCAAGAAAATCGACCACTTTGCCGGAGCGCAGACGGTCCAGCAGGTTGCCCAGGGCGCCACCGAGCACCAGTGCCAACGCCCATCGCGCCAGGCGCTGCGCCTGCGGCAGCTGCAGCAGATAGTAGGTGATGGCGACGCCGGCTAGCAGGGCAAAAACGGTAAAGAACACATTATTGCCCAATTGCAGCCCGAAAGCCATGCCGGGATTTTCCACATAGGTGACGCGGAAAAAATTGCCCAGGACTTGGAGGGAGGCATAGAGCTCCATGCTGGAGCGGATGATCGCTTTGGTGATCTGATCCAGAACTAAAACCGCCAAGGAGAGACCAAAGATCCGATAATTCGCCCTCATTTACTTTTCTGTCTCTCCTCTTTGGATTTGCACTCGATGCACAGCCGGGCATGGGGTACGGCTTCCAACCGTTCCGCGTTGATCTCCTTACCGCATCCCACACACATTCCGTATTCACCGCGTTCGATGCGCTCCAGGGCGAGATTCAGATGATAGAGCAGATTGCCTTCCCGGGAGGCGAAAAAGTACTGCTGTTCGCGGTCCATCGTGTCTGTGCCCTGGTCGGCCATGTGAAAAGCGTACGAGGAGTGGTCTCCCGAGGTATCCTTCATGGAGGTGTTCAGTCCCGAGCTTTTCAGGCGATCCAACTCCTGCAGCAGCGCGGCACGCTTTTCCATGATGATTTTTTTATAATGGTTCAATTGTTCTTTGGTCATTCGATCCTCCTGACACTACATACAAGCCGTTTAGATTCTGGCGATCCCTACGGAGATGGACTCCTCATCGATCTTCCATTCCTTCTGATGCGTGCCGCCGGTTTCATTATAGTGCAAACTTTCACACAGTGTTTCATTGCTCACATAGTCGCGCATGCGCTCCACCGCCTGAATGAACGGTGCGGAGGCGGTAAGCCAGATATGAATGCGATCCGTCACTTCAAATTTGGATTCCTTGCGCATGTTCTGCACCCGGTTGACGAATTCACGGGCCAGTCCTTCATAGGTCAATTCTTCCGTGAGAAGGGTTTCAACGGCAACGGTCAGATCGCCCTCGGTGGCCGCCAGCAGACCGGCCCGGTTCTCCGTCTGAACGGTGATATCCGTCGCTTCGATGCGATATTCGTGACCATCGACCACCAGCGAGCGGTGGCCGGCATCCAGAAGGTGCTGGATCTCCTCATCAGTGAAAGCGCGGATGGCCTCCGCCGCTTTGTTCACCACTTTGCCGAATTTCGGACCGAGATTTTTAAAAACCGGTTCCGCTTTTTTGCTGACCAGTTCGCTCTCCTGTTCGACGAATTTAATCTGCTTGACATTGAGCTCTTCCAGCACCAGGGATTCCATGCCGCGGATCAGATCCCGCCGTTTTTGCGTCGGCGCGACAATATAGATCCCGGCCAGCGGCTGGCGCGTTTTGATCGCCGCTTCGTTGCGCAACGATCGCCCCAGAGAGACCACCCGCCGGACCAGATCCATGCGCGCTTCCAGTTTCTCATCGCGATAGTCGAGCAAAGCGTCGCCGGCAGTCGGATAGGCGGCCAGATGCACGCTGATCGGCTGATCAAGCTGACCGTCGATCAGGTTGCGGAAAATCTCCTCGGCGATGAACGGCGCCAATGGCGCCATCAGCCGGCTGACAACCATCAGGCACTCCCAGAGTGTCTGATAGGCGGAACATTTGTCCTGGCCCATCTCCGATTTCCAGAACCGGCGGCGTGACCGCCGTACATACCAGTTGGACAGATCATCCAGCACAAAACTGTTGAGGCTGCGGCCGGCCTTGGTCAAATCATACCGCTGCATATTCTCGTTCACTTTTTCCGTCAGTCCCTTCAACATCGAGCACAGCCAGCGATCCAGTTCAGAACGCTGCTCCACCGGAATGCGCTCCTCGGCCTTGTAGGTAAATCGGTCGATATTGGCGTACAGCGCAAAGAACGAATACGTGTTCACCAGCGTGCCTAAAAACTTTCTCACCACCTCCACCACGCCCTCTGGATCGAACCGGGTGGGCAGCCAGGGCGGGCTGACGGTCAACAGGTACCAGCGCAGGGCGTCGGCGCCCTGTCCGTCGAGAAACTTGACCGGATCCACCGCATTGCCGCGTGTCTTGCTCATTTTCTGACCCTCTTTGTCGAGGATCAACTCCAGGGAAACGCAGGATTTGAAAGCCGGTTCATCGAACAGCAGGGTGCCGATCACCAGCAGCGAATAGAACCAGCCGCGCGTCTGATCCACACCTTCGGAGATAAAGTCCGCCGGGAAATTTTTTGCAAACACCTCCTGGTTTTCGAATGGATAGTGCCACTGCGCATAGGGCATGCTGCCGGAGTCGAACCAGCAGTCGATCACTTCGGGCACACGGGTCATCTCCGCGCCGCACTGTTCACACGGCAATTTGACGGCGTCCACATAGGATTTGTGCAGATCGAGGTCCGCCAGCGGCTGCCCGGATTTTTCCCGCAGCTCCTGCACACTGCCGATGCACAGCTGATGATCGCAGGCGCTGCAGCGCCAGACCGGCAGCGGTGTGCCCCAAAACCGATCGCGGGAAAGCGACCAGTCGATGTTGTTCTCCAGCCATTCGCCGAATCGGCCTTCGCCCACTTCGCGAGGATACCAGGCGATCTTTTTGTTGTTGGCGATCAGGCGGTCTTTGATCGCGGTGGTTTTGATGTACCACGACTTGCGGCCGTAATAGAGCAAAGGCGATTTGCAGCGCCAGCAGTGCGGATAGCTGTGCAGGTACGGTTCGCTGCGTTTTAACAAACCGCGTTGCTTTAAATCGATGATGATAGCCTTGTCCGCATCCTTGACAAACTGCCCGGCCCACGGCGTCACCTCCGCGGTAAAGGCGCCGGCCTTGTCCACCGGCTGCAGGAAGGGCAGATCATATTTCAGTCCCAGCTGAAAATCATCTTCGCCGAAAGCCGGGGCGATGTGCACGATGCCGGAACCATCGGTGGTGGTGACAAAATCGCCCAGCACCGTGTAGTACGCTTTTTTGTCCGGTTTGACAAAAGAATAAAAGGGTTCATATTCGCAACCGGCAAGGTCCTTGCCGGCGTACTGATCCACGACCTCATAAGGGCCGTCCAGAACCGTCAGACGCGCTTGCGCTAAAATCAACAGCTGGTCCTGATGGCGCACCTTGACGTACGTCGTATCCGGATGCAGGGCCAAGGCCACATTGGAGATCAACGTCCAAGGCGTGGTGGTCCACACCAGGAAGTAGGTATTCTCCTGTCCGCGCACAGCGGCCTTGACATAGATGGACGGATCCTTCACCTCCTCATAGCCCAGGGACACTTCATGGCTGGAAAGCGGCGTCTGGCAGCGGGGGCAATAGGGCAAAATCTTGTGACCTTGATACAACAACCCCTTTTTCCACACCTCTTTCAAGATCCACCAGACCGTTTCGATGTAGTCATTGGTGTAGGTGATATACGGATGATCCAGGTCCACCCAAAAGCCGATCCGGCGGGTGAGATCATCCCAATCCTGCTTGTAGGACCACACGCTCTCTTTGCACTGGCGGCAGAACCGGTCAATACCGTACTCGATCACCTGGTCCTTGCCGTCCAGGTTCAATTTTTTTTCCACTTCAATTTCCACCGGCAGGCCGTGGGTATCCCACCCGGCCTTGCGTGCCACGCGATACCCTTGCATGGTTTTCAAACGACAAACCGCGTCCTTGACGGTACGCGAAATGACATGGTGAATGCCCGGACGGCCGTTGGCGGTCGGCGGACCTTCATAAAACACGAACGGTTTTTGCGGATCGCGCTCCTGCACGCTGCGCTGAAAAATTTGCTCCTGTTCCCAAAAATGCAGCACCTTTTTTTCAATTTC from the bacterium genome contains:
- a CDS encoding TraR/DksA family transcriptional regulator, with amino-acid sequence MTKEQLNHYKKIIMEKRAALLQELDRLKSSGLNTSMKDTSGDHSSYAFHMADQGTDTMDREQQYFFASREGNLLYHLNLALERIERGEYGMCVGCGKEINAERLEAVPHARLCIECKSKEERQKSK
- a CDS encoding isoleucine--tRNA ligase; this translates as MFKELPEKLNFPEIEKKVLHFWEQEQIFQRSVQERDPQKPFVFYEGPPTANGRPGIHHVISRTVKDAVCRLKTMQGYRVARKAGWDTHGLPVEIEVEKKLNLDGKDQVIEYGIDRFCRQCKESVWSYKQDWDDLTRRIGFWVDLDHPYITYTNDYIETVWWILKEVWKKGLLYQGHKILPYCPRCQTPLSSHEVSLGYEEVKDPSIYVKAAVRGQENTYFLVWTTTPWTLISNVALALHPDTTYVKVRHQDQLLILAQARLTVLDGPYEVVDQYAGKDLAGCEYEPFYSFVKPDKKAYYTVLGDFVTTTDGSGIVHIAPAFGEDDFQLGLKYDLPFLQPVDKAGAFTAEVTPWAGQFVKDADKAIIIDLKQRGLLKRSEPYLHSYPHCWRCKSPLLYYGRKSWYIKTTAIKDRLIANNKKIAWYPREVGEGRFGEWLENNIDWSLSRDRFWGTPLPVWRCSACDHQLCIGSVQELREKSGQPLADLDLHKSYVDAVKLPCEQCGAEMTRVPEVIDCWFDSGSMPYAQWHYPFENQEVFAKNFPADFISEGVDQTRGWFYSLLVIGTLLFDEPAFKSCVSLELILDKEGQKMSKTRGNAVDPVKFLDGQGADALRWYLLTVSPPWLPTRFDPEGVVEVVRKFLGTLVNTYSFFALYANIDRFTYKAEERIPVEQRSELDRWLCSMLKGLTEKVNENMQRYDLTKAGRSLNSFVLDDLSNWYVRRSRRRFWKSEMGQDKCSAYQTLWECLMVVSRLMAPLAPFIAEEIFRNLIDGQLDQPISVHLAAYPTAGDALLDYRDEKLEARMDLVRRVVSLGRSLRNEAAIKTRQPLAGIYIVAPTQKRRDLIRGMESLVLEELNVKQIKFVEQESELVSKKAEPVFKNLGPKFGKVVNKAAEAIRAFTDEEIQHLLDAGHRSLVVDGHEYRIEATDITVQTENRAGLLAATEGDLTVAVETLLTEELTYEGLAREFVNRVQNMRKESKFEVTDRIHIWLTASAPFIQAVERMRDYVSNETLCESLHYNETGGTHQKEWKIDEESISVGIARI
- the lspA gene encoding signal peptidase II; amino-acid sequence: MRANYRIFGLSLAVLVLDQITKAIIRSSMELYASLQVLGNFFRVTYVENPGMAFGLQLGNNVFFTVFALLAGVAITYYLLQLPQAQRLARWALALVLGGALGNLLDRLRSGKVVDFLDFEFFDIHIPAFNVLFVKFPGYELDRWPVFNVADIAVTIGMFLLLGYILFEKEPVQAPAADGEMVR